Within the Leptospira stimsonii genome, the region TCATATCGAACCTTTTTCTATACCTATCAATTCGTGGAAACGAATCAGACAGCGCTTTTTTATTTTTGAAAGAATCATAAAGAATAATAAAACGAGACAAATATTGGGTGAGGCAGAGGAAACTAAAATCTTAGAAAAATGGGTTAAAATCGGAAGAAAAACATAGAAAATATATTTCCTGAAATCATTCGATTCATAAGATTCTTCTAATGATTCCTTCTTCCATTCAAAACGTTCAAAAACAAATATCGCATCGGCCTTGGCCCTTGCCAAAATCGGAACCGTTTATGGTTCAATATTGGGAGGAATTGGCTTTTTTACACTGGGAGATTCCGAAAGAATTTTTAGAAGAAGTTCTGCCGAAGGATCTGGAAGCCGATCTATTTGAAGGAAAAGCTTATATAGGTTTGGTTCCGTTTCGGATGAGAGGGGTAAGGCCGATCTATCTTCCACCTTTACCATGGCTTTCCTATTTTCCCGAATTGAATGCTCGAACCTATGTGAAGAATGGAGACAAGCCTGGGGTTTTCTTTTTCAGTTTGGATGCGGGCAATCGTCTTGTCGTTGAGATCGCAAGAAAGTTTTTTTATCTTCCCTATCTCAACGTAAAGATGTTAATAAGAAGAGAGGAAAATCAAAAAGAATTCTTCTCATTGAGAAAAGATCGTCGCGCGGCGACTGCGGAATTTCACGCCGAATACAAACCCATCTCCGAGGTGTATCGATCAAAACCGGGAACTCTGGAAAACTGGCTCACAGAAAGATACTGTCTTTATTCTCAAGATTCTAATGGAAGAATATATAGAGGAGAAGTTCATCACGTTCCTTGGCCGCTTCAAAAAGGAAAATGTATCATTCGTAAAAATGAGCTTCTCCAAAGTCATGGCATTCCCGTCCTAGAGGACACATTTCTGGTTCACTATTCCGAATCGATTCAGGTTCTGCTCTATCCTCTGGAGCCGATTTCTTAGCAGATTTTTTTTAGTTCTTACATTCATTTTCAGCGGATCGTTTTTTAAATGGAATCGAATTGGTTCCAAAGGTTAAGAAATGCTAAAACAAAAGGATTACGAAGACGGATTTGAATGGAATTTTAAATTATAAAAAAGAATTTTTTTGCAAAAAGTTCGAAAGAATTCCGTTTCTTCGTCTATTGATGCATCTTTCTGCGAAACGAATTTGTCGACTCCCGATTCGTTTTTAGGGTCGGAAAACGTTCGGAAGAACTATCATAGATATCGGAGAATCGAAGACATGCTGGCACACATTAAACCGAATCAGCTTTTTTGCAAGGACAGCGAAAAAGAACAAAGTTTAAGAACTTTGGGAATGATGCTCGAACTCTGCGAAAAGTGTTATGTTTTTGGAAAGTATTTCTTGATCGATGAATTCAATTCCGAAAAACATCCGTTTCTGTTAAGAAAGGGATTCGAACTTTTGGGAATCGGAATGGATTCTGAAAACGTTCGAAATATTTTGAAAGGTTATATCCTATCCGGAAATTACGAAGGCAAGGAACTTTTAGATAGAATTATCATCCTCGAAGGAATGGAAGCGATTCAAAAAGAAATGCATATATCCGTATTTTTGGAAAAAATCGCATCCTTCTTTGGCGAATCGTATCAGCAGAATTATTGGGATTACGTGATGCAAAAGAGAAAGGAGATCGATACGATTCTTCTCAACGACTTTTATGCGGAGTTTTGTAATTCCAAACCGGAGATCGATTCCGATATTCTTTTGAGTCGCGCTTTCCATTCTCTTTCTCATAACGAATTAAAGGATCTTCTGAGACAAGTCAGTCTTCCCGATTTGGCGGGTGCACTCAAGAGTGTACGTGAAAAACTTGTGATTCAAGTTTTGGATTTTATGGACCGAGAATCTTCCCGCTGGTTGATGAAAGAACTGATGAAATCCGACTATTCGTATGATGGCTCGGAAAAAGTCAAAGAGGCACAATTGAAGATACTCGGTTTATTCGCTTCGAAACGGGAAATGAATCGAGATTTTTAGATTCGAAGTTTATGCGAAAAGGATTCCTTAGTTAGGGGATAAAAAAGGCCGGGTGAAAATCCCGGCCTTTTTTCTGCAAAAATGGAATTCTTGGATGACCGGGTCCTTTATTGATTTTAAAAAATACAATGATCTTTTATCGAATTTGCGGAAGTTCCAGAACGATACTGAGAAAATCGATTTGACAGAGAGGTGACTTGATCGTCGAACAAATTCTCAAAAAAATCTATCCTCTTCTTATCCTTTCCACAAGACGATTCGGAATCTCGATTTAAGAAACGAGTTTCTCCAATTCCTTACAGATAATTTTCGCAACCTTATAATTTCGGTACCACTTCTTATCGGAAGGAATCAGATTCCATTCTTTTTCCTGATCCTTTTCGTTGAAGATCATCTCGTACGCGGACCGATACTCATCCCATCGATCTTGAGTTACTTCGTCCGAAGGATCATACTTCCATTTTTTGTCCGGATCATTCAATCTTTCCTGGATTCTTTCTTTTTGTTCTTCCTTAGAGATATGTAAGAAGAATTTTAGAATCAGTGTGTTGTTTTCCCTCGAAAGATGTTTTTCGAAGTTACGAATCGATTCCATTCTTTCCTTGATCCTTTTTTCAGGAAGTGTATTAAGAATCAAAGGCATAATCACGTCCTCATAGTGAGAACGATTGTGAATGTAGATCATTCCTTTTGAAGGAACATACTTGTGGATTCTCCAAAGAAAATCATATTGGACTTCTTCCGAGTTCGGCTTTGTCCAAGCCTTAACCGAACATCCCAAAGGGTTCAATCCTGAAAAAACGTGTTTTATGGTTCCGTCCTTACCTGAGGTATCAACGCCCTGCAAAAGAATCAAAACGGAATTCTCTTTTTTTGCGAACAGCCTTTCCTGATGTTTGGCGAGATCTTTGAGGTATTCCGCCGTTTTAAGAAGAACCTCTTCTTTATTTTTATCCGCGGAAGGAACCGTTTCGACGTCTTTTAAATTCATTTCGAAAACCTCTAAGAGTTTAGTTTTTAAAAAGTTCGATCATGGATAGAATGGATTTTCGTACGGATCGAAAGATCGGAAGAGAGGACAGTTTGAGAAGTTGGAAAACTAGATCCAAACCTTTTTCAATAAGAATTTCCGTTTTTTTCTTCTTCGACGAAGAATCGAATAACCAGACGTAGATGAAGCTCAACTGTAAGAGCCAAAATAAAAAAGGAAGATCCGCGGCCAGATCCTCAGGCATTGAATCCTTGGAACTTTCGATCGCATTTCTGAAAAGTGAAATCGCATCTTCCCGAATTTGTTCCGTTTCCTTGCTAAAAGGAGACAGTGGATGTTTCGGATCACCTCCGCTCCGCGCAAGAACGTGTAGAAACTTTTCGTATCCCTGAAACTGGCCGAGTTTAAAACGGATAATATTTTTTACTCTTGCCTTTAGTCCCAACTCGGTTCTACAAAATTCAATATTTTGAATATTTGCCTCTTCCTGAGTGAGTCTGTAAAATTCAAGGACGATGTCTTCTTTTGTTTTAAAGTGATAGTAAGTGGCTCCGACTGCGAGTCCCGCTTTTTGAGCGATCGCTCGCATCGTGGTTTGGTCGTAGCCTTCTTTTTGGAATAGCGAGATCGCGGTTTTAAAAAGGAGAGACCGGGTCTGTTGAGACTTACCGGTTTCCCCTGTGGATTTGATTTTTTTTCGAATCATGCTCTGGCTTCAGTTTCTCCAAAACTGGATGAGATTTTCTTTCTGAACTTTGCAAACAAGAATAGATTGAAAAAATGCATCGCTCCTAATATCAAAAGAACGATACCCACTTTTGTGGTTAAGACTTCGATACATTCTGCCAGATCTAAAGGCTTTTGACTGGTAGTCAAGGAAAGGCTGATATAGCCGATATTGATCAGATAGAAACCGACGATTAAGAGATGGTTGATGGAATCCGCCAATTTCTCTTCTCCGTTAAACATCTGAACTAGAAAAATTCTACCGTTATTGAAAAGTGTTCTCGCGACCCACACGGTCATAAGAATACTGATGATGAGATATGCGGAATAGAGTCCGATTGTAAATGGACCCGATTGGCGTTTGGAAACCTTTAAACCTCTTGTCATCAGGAAAGCGGCTGAATTCGTATTTCCATATTGTAAAGCGACATCCAAAGCATTTTCTCCGTTACGATTCAAATATTCCAAAAAAGAATCTCTTTCCACCAATAATTCCAGCATTTTACTATCGGGATATTTGGCCGCAACATGGATAGGATATTCGCCGGAATTATCCGCTCTGTCGCTCGGATTGTAACGATCGAGGATAAATTTCAAAGCCTTCGGGTTTCCGCTTTCTATTGCATAGAACACGACGCTCCTGCCTCTGCTATCGGTGAATTCAAGTAATTCCGGTTCTTCTTCGAGAGCCTTTTCGATTTTTAGTAAATCTCCTTTCCGAACGATTTCAAAAAAACCGCTTTGAGAATCCGCAGATAAGGAAGAAAGGATTCCGAAAAGGAATGTGAAGAGCAATAGGGTGATTTCTTTCATTTTTTTCTCCAAATTTGAACATGTTCAAATATATCCCCAGTAGAAAATTTCCGCAAGTCAAAAAAATGAACACGTTCAAAAAAAGAAAAAAATCTTTCCCCAGTGTACTCTGAGAGCGGAGAAGAGAGTCGAACAATACGGCCCAAACTCGATTTGGAAGAGGAAAAAGAGGTTTCGTGACCAAATCCCAAAGACGCTTCCCGCTTGTAGATCCGAGTTGGGAGGGAATCAACCTGTTTTTGAAATCGAAAAATTCAGAAAAAATTTCTCGAAGGGAAATCAATTTTTGGAGAATGGAAACACGAAATGATTTTTTGAAGTTTGCATTCGATCCACTTTTCGAAAAAAATTCCGAAGAATGAGAAAATCCCATACGGTTTGATTACGAAAGGAACTCTCGCGAAAACCCTTCCTTTTGCAAGATCAAGGAAACTGTTCCGCTTACAAATAAGTCGCTCGATTGAACTTTGGGAACGCGAAATCCTCTATTCGTTTTTTCGAATATTTCTTGAACTTTGTTTTCCCTATTTCATTCTTTCTCATCTGAAGTCTATGAGGTGACTATGAAAATCTTAACTTTCTCGACCTTGATCTTGGCGATAGGTTTGATCGGATTCTTATTTTACATGGGCGCGTTCGATCGTGTTCAAGTAAAAGAAGAGAATCGTGGCCCGTTCTACGTTTTATCGCACGAGAGAATCGGAGATTATCGAAACACTGGAATTACTTTCGAAATCCTGCAAAAGGAACTCCCTGCAAAAGGGATTCAAAATTTTAAACTTTTTGGAATCTATTTAGACAATCCCAACGAGGTTCCGAAAGAAAAACTTCGTTGTGAGGTTGGTGCGATTTTAACGGAACCCTTGTCGAAAGTTCCCGAAGGACTTTCTCTCGATTTAAAGTTACGAACGATTCCGGAGCGGAAGTATGTGTTAGCCGAGTTTCCTTTGAAAAATTTTCTTTCGATCTTCTTAGGAATCTATAAGGTTTATCCAAAAGTATTTCAAGCCTGCGAAGAGAAAGGTTGTAAGCTGAAAGGAAAATACTCGATGGAAATCTACGAGCCTTTAACGGAACACAAAACAACCTATTTGGTTCCCTTGGATTAGAAAGAATGGAAAAGTGGGAATTCTTTGAATTCGTTTCGACTTCCCACTTTTTACTTTTTCAAAAAGGAAAGAAGTATCGGCCTAATTCTTTCCGGAGATTCAAAATGTGGAATATGTCCTTCGTTCTCTAACGGGAAAAATTCGATTCCGTGAAACGTTTTGACAGCCGCCTTGCTATTCTGGAAAGGAACTACTTTGTCGTCTTTTCCCCAGATCAACAATTTAGGAATCGGAATCTTATCCAATTTTTCGTATTCTTTCTGAAAGGATTCTAAGGGCATATTTCTGAGGCTGGAAAGAATCGCTCTTTTGAATCCGACGTATTTCATCTGATCCTTATAGATCGAATTGAAATCCGGAAATTTTTCCGGCGCGTAGAAATTTGTCTTCGAACCTTTCAAGATGGCTCTATCTCCGAAGGTTTTCGTAAAGTAATCGCCGATCCAAGGGAGTCTCGTCAATTTTCCGATTAAAGGAAGCTCCATCGGAAAACCCGCAGGAGCGATCAAGCCAAGTTTTTTGACCTTTTCAGGGTGTTTTAGCGTAAATTGACCAACGATAATCCCTCCCATGGAAGTCCCGATCAAGTTTACAGGTTTTTGAATATTCAAGGATTTGAATAAATAAAATAATTCTCTTTCAAAAAGTTCCGGATTGTAAATCGTATCCGGTCGATCGGAAAGTCCTCTTCCGAAAAGATCCATCGTAAGAACTCGAAATCCTTCCTCCTGAAGAATCTTCGACAACGGTTCGTAAATGAACAGAGGATTGGAGAATCCAGGAACGAGAACTACGACGTCTCCGTTCTTAGGGCCATCGAATTTGTAATGTACAAAGCCGTCCGGAGTCTCGATATACGTTCCTCCACTTTTGGATCGAGTTTCCGAATTGAGAATTTGATTTTCTCCGTCGGAAACGAACGGAAGTAGAATTAAAATCGCAACGAGAACGGTCAACGCAAGGATTAGAATTCGTTTCATACATCCTAGGATCCTAAGACTTTTGAAAGGAAAGTCAAGAATCTTTTGATTCCCGGAAGATCCCTTTCCATTGACGTCGATTTCCGTAATTTGTAAGAAAGAAGGAGGAGATGGTGATAAAATATTTTAAAAAAGTGCCTAAATAATTGTTGCATAGGCAACTAAAAAAGTCTAATCTTCGGTATAGAATCAAAGGAGATTTATATGAAACTAAAGACGGGTGACCAGGCGAAAGAGTTTATGGTAAAAGATTACCTTGGAAAAACGATTCACCTTTCGGATTTGAAAGGGAAATACACACTTTTGGCCTTTTTTAGAAACGCGGAATGTGCTCTTTGTAATTTGCGAGTACACCAGCTTTTAAAAGCGTATCCGAAACTTCAAGACAAAGGTCTTCAAATCGTCGCGGTGTTCGAGTCCTCGGAAGAAAGTATTCTGAACAGCGTAGGAAAGCAGGCTATCCCCTTTACATTGGTGCCGGATCCCTCCAACAAATTGTATAAGCTTTACGACGTGGAAAGATCTTGGCTCGGTGTAATCCGTACGATTTTGACAGGTAAGAAAGAAATGAAGGAAGCGGAAGAATTAGGCTTTGAGATGAGAAAAGTTCCCGGCATGAAAATGGATCGTATGCCTGCGGAATTTTTAATCGGTCCGGACTTGAAAATCGAGATCGCTAAATTTTCCAAAAAAGTCACGGATCATATTTCATTGGAAGACATCAAAGCGTATCTAAACTGACCCTTGAATTAAGAGGATCAGTTTGTGCAAGTCCTTGCTCTGAAACGGGAAAACAATTTAGATTCTTCCGTCTAAAACGTTGTTTTCTATCGTTTCAGAAATTCTTTTTAGAACTTGTAAGTCGGAATTGCTGAGTCCTTTGTAGACAAACTTTCTTTCCTTTAACATAAGCGGCAAGGTCCTCTCCAGCAACGCTTTTCCTTTTTTCGTAATTACCACTTGGAATTTTCTTCGATCGCCCGGATCGTCTTCTCTTTGTACAAAATCCTTCTTTTCGAGTCCGTCCAAAAGACGAGTGACGTTCGGTCTGTCCTTGAACGTTTTATCCACAAGATCCGTTTGAGAAGCCGATCCAGTTGCGGATAATTGGTTGAGAAGAATCCACTGTTCCACGGTGATATCCTCTTTGTAATCGGACATCAGTTTAGTAAAATGAAGTCTTAAAAGACGGTCCGTTCTATGAAAATAATACGCGAACGCGGTATCAATGAGTTGTGAAGTTTTTTTTTCTTTATTGCGAGACATCGTTTTTTATCAATCCGCTCATTGTTATATAAGAAATGATTACTTCAACAATAATTGAGAAATTCGGGGAGGAGATCAAACGGAAGGATTCATTTTTTTTAGGAATTCCATTTTGGAACCGGATTGCATAAGTTCCGAGTAGGTTTGTTTTTCGACATTATAAAAGATTCTCTCTTTTCCGTTTCTCATACGGACGTGAAGCTCTTTGTGTTCCGCGTCGTATCCGATGGATTCGATTTCAGGGGAAGATATAAAATGTGTTTCTAACATTCTAAATTCTACTTTAGCATTAATACGAAGTGGTGTGCGGATAGGATCATTCTCTCCCGGAGATAGAATCGATGCGCCCCGTATCTTTGAACCCCGCTGTCCAGATGGAACTGATCGCAGTCTCTTTTTTTCGCTTCTTCTACGAGCCAATCGAAAAGGATCTTTCCGAAACTTCGGGAGCGCTTTGCGCTATCGGTTACGAGATCGTCTACATATAGATACTTTCCGCGCGAGAGCATCGTACCAAAACGATAACCGGCGACCGCGCAAATTTCGGAATTCTCCGATACGGCGGCTAAAAGATAACCTTCCTTCACCATGGAGGAAACGAGTGAAAGGTATTCTTCTTTTTTTAGATCCGGTCGCAATTGATTCATCACGGGAAACGTCGAAAGGATTTCTTCCGGACTTTCGATTGGTTTGATTTGGATCGAATTCATGATCCCAGGTTATGGATGAATTCTCGTTTTAAAAGCGAAAAACGGGGTCGGGTAAAAACGGATTCAGCAACCTTTATTTTACTTCAATCCGGACTTTAAGTCCGCCTTCAAGAGTAATTTCGATTGCAGTCGGTTTGCCGGAACAATGAGTCAGAGAAATGGCTGCATCCAACTCAACAAATTCCTGAGTTTGATTTTTTCCAGTCGATCCGTTGAAAACTGAGTCGGAGCGATTCTTTCGATTCGAATACCTGTGGGTAAAATCCCGGTTCTAAATTCGAAAATCATTCTTTTTTGATTTTCAGAGCCGATATTTTCCCTTTCTCCGCTCTGGATTGAATGATTCAAAATTTCTAATATTTCTTTTTCTGAATATAATTCTTGGCAGTAGTCCCGAATTCCCAAGGAAAGATCTTGGAAGAGATTCTCCCTCTTTACGTCCCTGATTCCGATTACGGGCGGAAACGTCGGTCTTTGCGGAAGATTCTTAAGTTGTTCCACGGCTTCTTTGACGTTCATTCGTTCCCAATCTAAGAATAGGATTCCGGGTTCGTATTCTTTATATCGGTCTTTGAGAATCGATAGATCCTTACAAGGATAACATTCCCATCCCATCGCTCTCAAATGAGCCCGGATCCTTTGGTAAAGAAGAGAATCTGTGCTCACCACGATCGAATGCAAACCCTTTCTCTGCGGAATTTCTTCCAATGGGATGTCGATGATTTTAGAAGATTCTAAATTTAAAAAGTAATTCAAACCGCGTTCGAAAAGATCTTTTAAAATTTTAGAATCGATTCTCCCGATAAGAAGAGGTTGTTTCGACCAATCCAAGACCGTTTGTAAGGAATCTGATTCCACGGATTTCCGAATTACGATTTCTCCGGCCTTTGTTTCCGGAAATCTTCCCGCATTCGACCATTCTAAAAAGGAAATTTCTTTCCAGTCCAAAAGGGAGAGAAGAAGTTTTTCTTCCTTTTTAGTAAGTCCGTTTAGGAGGAGACAATCGAACAATAGGCTTGGCATGGGTATTTTGCTTGACCGAAGGGTTTTGCGACGGATTCTAGAATTGTGCGATGCGTAAAAGACGCAACCAATTAAAATGAAGCTCCTCAAACGATACGCGAACCGAAGACTCTACGATCCGGAAACGAGTAAGACAATTACTCTGGAGGACGTTGCTGAGATGATCATCAACGGAGAAGAGATTCGTGTGATCGATAATATGTCGGGTTCCGATATTACTCCTAAGATTCTCGGACAAACCTTTCTCAAAGTTTCTTTGGGACAAAGAAACGAGGAATTCTCCAATTTTATGCTTTCTGCTTTGATTCGAGAAACGGGCAAGGATATCAGTTCTCTTTTCGGTAGATTGGTCTTAGGCGGCATCGGAGCCAGTTATCTCACCAGAGAGAGGCTCGAAAAAATTCTCCAGTCTATGATTTCGCTGGGTGAACTCAAACTAGAGTTGGCGACGGAATATAGGGACGATCTTCTCACTCATATGGCCACTCGGGCTTCCGAGAACAAGCTTCGAATCCAAGAAGACCTCAAAAAAATCGGAAAAGAGCTGGAAGAATCCACGGAATCCGATTTACCATTGGAAGATCTCTCGGAAAAAATCCGCAAAATTGCGGAAAGCGTAAAAGAAAAGGAAGCCTGAAACTTTAACCAGAGATTCTAAAAACCGATATTACAAGAGAGGGAATTCCATGTTTAAGAATATTTCGATCTCTATCTTTCTGTTTTCTATCTGCACTGCCTCTTTATTCTCTTCCGATAAGGCGATGGAATACGCCGATAAGGCTTACTTCGAACAGATTCGAAAGTTAGAATCCGGTTCTTACGAAGAGAAAGTCGACGCCGCCGATTACCTCAAATTCGTAAGCAATAAACTCGCGGTTCGTCCCCTTTTAAACGCTCTCAAGGGAAATCCGAAAGTTCCTAAATCTTTGGAGAATCATCCCTACCTGAAATATACGATCGCTCAAGCTCTTTCCGTGATGGATCAAGAATCTGCGATCAAACCTACGATCGAAGAATACAAAAAGATCGAACCGACCATCACCGAAAAGGACGAACCGTATTTTACGAATAAAGACGATTATACGATGGTCATCGCCGCGGGAGAAATCCTGAGAACGATCGGAAGCTATCCGTATGCGAAGGAATCCGAAGACGTTCTCGTAAACGCGCTCGGTCATCCGAATTATTATATCCGCGCTTCTGCGGCCGACGGTTTAAAATACATGAATCGCAAGGAAACCGTAAACTTTCTGGTTTCCACTTTGGAAAAAGAAAAGAACGACTTCACTCGTGCGGCGATTCTCAATTCAATCGTGAGAATTCTGAAGGTTGCAGACAAGAATTTTTACGTTCTCTGCGATATGTTGAAGAGCGAAAGCCCGATGGTGCGTTATAGAGTTTCCATGGCATTGGGAGAAGTTGATCTGAAGGCCGCGGAATTTTATCTTCGTGAGGCGCTTCTTGTGGAAGATAAACAGACCGTTCGCGATCAGATTCGTAAAGATTTGGGAACCGTTCTCGGATTTAAACTTCCGTCTATTTCCGTGATTTCCGTGGAATAAGGAAAATCGAAATTCTGAATTCTAAACTC harbors:
- a CDS encoding YqjF family protein, whose amino-acid sequence is MIPSSIQNVQKQISHRPWPLPKSEPFMVQYWEELAFLHWEIPKEFLEEVLPKDLEADLFEGKAYIGLVPFRMRGVRPIYLPPLPWLSYFPELNARTYVKNGDKPGVFFFSLDAGNRLVVEIARKFFYLPYLNVKMLIRREENQKEFFSLRKDRRAATAEFHAEYKPISEVYRSKPGTLENWLTERYCLYSQDSNGRIYRGEVHHVPWPLQKGKCIIRKNELLQSHGIPVLEDTFLVHYSESIQVLLYPLEPIS
- a CDS encoding LIC10244 family PerRA/PerRB upregulated protein, whose product is MLAHIKPNQLFCKDSEKEQSLRTLGMMLELCEKCYVFGKYFLIDEFNSEKHPFLLRKGFELLGIGMDSENVRNILKGYILSGNYEGKELLDRIIILEGMEAIQKEMHISVFLEKIASFFGESYQQNYWDYVMQKRKEIDTILLNDFYAEFCNSKPEIDSDILLSRAFHSLSHNELKDLLRQVSLPDLAGALKSVREKLVIQVLDFMDRESSRWLMKELMKSDYSYDGSEKVKEAQLKILGLFASKREMNRDF
- a CDS encoding PPK2 family polyphosphate kinase yields the protein MNLKDVETVPSADKNKEEVLLKTAEYLKDLAKHQERLFAKKENSVLILLQGVDTSGKDGTIKHVFSGLNPLGCSVKAWTKPNSEEVQYDFLWRIHKYVPSKGMIYIHNRSHYEDVIMPLILNTLPEKRIKERMESIRNFEKHLSRENNTLILKFFLHISKEEQKERIQERLNDPDKKWKYDPSDEVTQDRWDEYRSAYEMIFNEKDQEKEWNLIPSDKKWYRNYKVAKIICKELEKLVS
- a CDS encoding TetR/AcrR family transcriptional regulator, whose product is MIRKKIKSTGETGKSQQTRSLLFKTAISLFQKEGYDQTTMRAIAQKAGLAVGATYYHFKTKEDIVLEFYRLTQEEANIQNIEFCRTELGLKARVKNIIRFKLGQFQGYEKFLHVLARSGGDPKHPLSPFSKETEQIREDAISLFRNAIESSKDSMPEDLAADLPFLFWLLQLSFIYVWLFDSSSKKKKTEILIEKGLDLVFQLLKLSSLPIFRSVRKSILSMIELFKN
- a CDS encoding ankyrin repeat domain-containing protein — protein: MKEITLLLFTFLFGILSSLSADSQSGFFEIVRKGDLLKIEKALEEEPELLEFTDSRGRSVVFYAIESGNPKALKFILDRYNPSDRADNSGEYPIHVAAKYPDSKMLELLVERDSFLEYLNRNGENALDVALQYGNTNSAAFLMTRGLKVSKRQSGPFTIGLYSAYLIISILMTVWVARTLFNNGRIFLVQMFNGEEKLADSINHLLIVGFYLINIGYISLSLTTSQKPLDLAECIEVLTTKVGIVLLILGAMHFFNLFLFAKFRKKISSSFGETEARA
- a CDS encoding GyrI-like domain-containing protein; translated protein: MKILTFSTLILAIGLIGFLFYMGAFDRVQVKEENRGPFYVLSHERIGDYRNTGITFEILQKELPAKGIQNFKLFGIYLDNPNEVPKEKLRCEVGAILTEPLSKVPEGLSLDLKLRTIPERKYVLAEFPLKNFLSIFLGIYKVYPKVFQACEEKGCKLKGKYSMEIYEPLTEHKTTYLVPLD
- a CDS encoding alpha/beta fold hydrolase; protein product: MKRILILALTVLVAILILLPFVSDGENQILNSETRSKSGGTYIETPDGFVHYKFDGPKNGDVVVLVPGFSNPLFIYEPLSKILQEEGFRVLTMDLFGRGLSDRPDTIYNPELFERELFYLFKSLNIQKPVNLIGTSMGGIIVGQFTLKHPEKVKKLGLIAPAGFPMELPLIGKLTRLPWIGDYFTKTFGDRAILKGSKTNFYAPEKFPDFNSIYKDQMKYVGFKRAILSSLRNMPLESFQKEYEKLDKIPIPKLLIWGKDDKVVPFQNSKAAVKTFHGIEFFPLENEGHIPHFESPERIRPILLSFLKK
- a CDS encoding peroxiredoxin-like family protein, giving the protein MKLKTGDQAKEFMVKDYLGKTIHLSDLKGKYTLLAFFRNAECALCNLRVHQLLKAYPKLQDKGLQIVAVFESSEESILNSVGKQAIPFTLVPDPSNKLYKLYDVERSWLGVIRTILTGKKEMKEAEELGFEMRKVPGMKMDRMPAEFLIGPDLKIEIAKFSKKVTDHISLEDIKAYLN
- a CDS encoding MarR family winged helix-turn-helix transcriptional regulator, with protein sequence MSRNKEKKTSQLIDTAFAYYFHRTDRLLRLHFTKLMSDYKEDITVEQWILLNQLSATGSASQTDLVDKTFKDRPNVTRLLDGLEKKDFVQREDDPGDRRKFQVVITKKGKALLERTLPLMLKERKFVYKGLSNSDLQVLKRISETIENNVLDGRI
- a CDS encoding KTSC domain-containing protein, whose translation is MLETHFISSPEIESIGYDAEHKELHVRMRNGKERIFYNVEKQTYSELMQSGSKMEFLKKMNPSV
- a CDS encoding GNAT family N-acetyltransferase, with amino-acid sequence MNSIQIKPIESPEEILSTFPVMNQLRPDLKKEEYLSLVSSMVKEGYLLAAVSENSEICAVAGYRFGTMLSRGKYLYVDDLVTDSAKRSRSFGKILFDWLVEEAKKRDCDQFHLDSGVQRYGAHRFYLRERMILSAHHFVLMLK
- a CDS encoding polyhydroxyalkanoate synthesis regulator DNA-binding domain-containing protein; protein product: MKLLKRYANRRLYDPETSKTITLEDVAEMIINGEEIRVIDNMSGSDITPKILGQTFLKVSLGQRNEEFSNFMLSALIRETGKDISSLFGRLVLGGIGASYLTRERLEKILQSMISLGELKLELATEYRDDLLTHMATRASENKLRIQEDLKKIGKELEESTESDLPLEDLSEKIRKIAESVKEKEA
- a CDS encoding HEAT repeat domain-containing protein produces the protein MFKNISISIFLFSICTASLFSSDKAMEYADKAYFEQIRKLESGSYEEKVDAADYLKFVSNKLAVRPLLNALKGNPKVPKSLENHPYLKYTIAQALSVMDQESAIKPTIEEYKKIEPTITEKDEPYFTNKDDYTMVIAAGEILRTIGSYPYAKESEDVLVNALGHPNYYIRASAADGLKYMNRKETVNFLVSTLEKEKNDFTRAAILNSIVRILKVADKNFYVLCDMLKSESPMVRYRVSMALGEVDLKAAEFYLREALLVEDKQTVRDQIRKDLGTVLGFKLPSISVISVE